The following are encoded together in the Lathyrus oleraceus cultivar Zhongwan6 chromosome 3, CAAS_Psat_ZW6_1.0, whole genome shotgun sequence genome:
- the LOC127127305 gene encoding probable serine/threonine-protein kinase PBL18, with protein MGCFTVKKSKKKKSDQFAYVKRISHNDHAPSVLPEPQTPTRSLQSAPPSFRTRVKPIQPVNKVANNRARALSAPSTLDAADQDALASIEYEEQEESRYRGGGGGGSMKEQRSASPQPLPLPSPQGGSTLKAIGSFKLGTASGPLHASGPLPLPPTGSLRNFPYEEVATACHNFSSDRCMSECLSSTIYKAYFGDDPSSSKKFEATVTRLHPSSQGSKEFINEVNTLATLQHPNLCKLLGFHARDSSEHRMLVYERLYHGSLDRLLYGRSDGPSIDWNTRMKIAMCAAQGLTFLHEEGPFQAMYNEFSTANIQIDKDFSAKLSGYGCVGHIPEEEISSSSSAVGNLSMETLEKGMLTPKSNVWSFGIFLLELLTGRKNLDSRHPKEERNLVKWSKPFLADNYRLSLIMDPQLKGRFPSKAARTIADIAQRCLQKEPSDRPTMRTVVEHLKTIQDLKYSCRFPLQEPAPSSGKEMFRSPSLNGIVCPAPRLSFSPSRPSVAPPSVSPPRWSGVPIPPPRACSTLSLEELERQESRKSSSSASRRVSVEGFLVSI; from the exons ATGGGGTGTTTCACGGTAAAGAAGAGCAAGAAGAAGAAGTCTGATCAATTTGCTTATGTAAAACGCATAAGCCATAACGACCATGCACCTTCGGTGCTTCCTGAACCTCAAACTCCTACTCGTTCACTACAGTCTGCACCTCCTAGTTTTAGGACCAGAGTGAAACCCATTCAACCTGTTAATAAAGTTGCTAACAATAGAGCACGGGCATTATCTGCTCCATCAACTCTTGATGCAGCAGATCAAGATGCTTTGGCCTCAATTGAGTATGAGGAACAAGAAGAGTCAAGATACcgaggaggaggaggaggaggatcAATGAAGGAACAACGTTCTGCTAGTCCACAACCTTTACCTCTTCCATCTCCTCAGGGAGGTAGTACACTGAAAGCTATTGGCAGCTTTAAGTTGGGAACTGCTAGTGGTCCTCTACATGCATCCGGACCTTTGCCGCTTCCACCTACTGGTTCACTTAGGAATTTTCCGTATGAGGAAGTTGCTACTGCTTGCCACAATTTCTCTTCTGATCGATGCATGTCTGAGTGTCTTTCATCCACCATATACAAAGCTTACTTCGGTGATGATCCTTCAAGTTCAAAGAAATTTGAAGCCACTGTCACACGCCTTCACCCATCATCTCAG GGCTCGAAGGAATTCATAAACGAGGTCAATACTCTCGCAACTTTGCAACATCCAAACCTTTGTAAACTACTAGGATTTCATGCACGTGATAGTTCAGAACATAGAATGTTGGTCTATGAGAGGCTATACCATGGAAGCTTGGACCGCCTATTGTATGGTAGATCTGATGGACCATCAATTGATTGGAATACAAGAATGAAAATTGCAATGTGTGCTGCACAAGGTCTTACTTTCTTGCATGAAGAAGGGCCTTTTCAG GCAATGTATAATGAATTTTCAACAGCCAACATACAGATTGACAAAGATTTCAGTGCTAAGCTTTCCGGGTATGGTTGTGTCGGACATATTCCCGAGGAAGAAATTTCAAGCAGTTCATCT GCTGTTGGAAACCTATCAATGGAGACACTGGAGAAAGGAATGCTCACACCAAAGAGCAATGTGTGGAGCTTTGGAATTTTTCTTCTGGAATTACTTACCGGAAGAAAGAATCTCGATAGTCGTCACCCCAAGGAAGAGAGGAATTTAGTCAAATGGAGCAAACCTTTCTTAGCTGATAATTATCGTTTATCATTGATCATGGACCCTCAACTCAAAGGCCGCTTTCCATCCAAAGCAGCAAGAACAATAGCCGACATTGCACAAAGATGTCTCCAAAAGGAGCCATCAGATCGACCAACTATGAGAACTGTTGTCGAGCATCTCAAAACGATACAGGATTTGAAGTACTCTTGCAGGTTCCCACTTCAAGAACCGGCACCATCATCTGGAAAAGAAATGTTTAGATCACCGAGCCTTAATGGTATCGTATGCCCTGCACCTAGGTTGAGTTTCTCTCCTTCACGGCCATCTGTAGCCCCGCCATCTGTTTCTCCTCCAAGATGGTCCGGCGTGCCTATCCCCCCACCTAGAGCTTGTTCGACTCTCTCTTTGGAAGAGCTCGAAAGGCAAGAAAGCCGTAAGTCATCGTCCTCGGCCTCTCGGAGGGTTAGTGTTGAAGGATTTTTAGTGTCTATATAA